CGAAGGCGTAACCCGACTCCCTAGAAAAACGCCAGGGTGCGCATCTCGATGCTCTCCCGCGGCGGCGCGTCGGACGGCGTGTCCGGGTCGTCGAAGGCCGAGTGCAGGGTCCAGCGGGCGCGCCCGTCCTTCTCGGACTCGAAGGTCTTGAACACCACCGCTTCGTGCCGCTCCATGTGCGGGAAGTAGTACCAGTAATGGTCGGGATTGAAGGTGTAGTGGAGCGTCTCGCCGCGCCGGTCCGGGTAGATGCGCGCGGTGGGGATGGCGCCTTCCATGCCCGTGCTGCGCGCGTCGCAGATGGCCAGCGGATCCCGAATCACCGGCCGGTTGATGGGGCGCCAGGTCTGCACCACGGCGAAACGCCCCTTGAGCAGCTCTTCCGCCTCGTCGGGCAGGATATCCCGCACCCGCTGCGGCCCCGACCAGTCCGTGTAGTCGTTGTGGGCGCCGCGCACCGGGCCGCCCACCTGCTTCGCCTCCCGCGTGGCCTCGTCACCGGAGCGAAGCGTGTGGTCGAACACCACCACGCGCTTGGCCCCGGAGGTCTTCTTCACCAGCTCCTCGGTCTCCTTGTAGTAGACCGAGCGCAGCTCCTCCTCGTCGTAGAAGTCCTTCATCTGCGTGTCGTGGCGCACCAGCACGAACCCCTCGCGCTCCAGCGAAAGATCGCCGGCCAGGAGCCGAGCGTTGTGGATCGTGACCGTGTGGCGCTCGTAGTCGCCCTTGCGCTTGCGGTCGGCCTCTTTCTGGCTCAGGCCGCCGTAGCTCGCGGGTGCCTCGGTGTCCCTGCTGAGGTAATTGACCA
This is a stretch of genomic DNA from Deltaproteobacteria bacterium. It encodes these proteins:
- a CDS encoding CmcJ/NvfI family oxidoreductase: MAKPQEAIQPETIQGVVNYLSRDTEAPASYGGLSQKEADRKRKGDYERHTVTIHNARLLAGDLSLEREGFVLVRHDTQMKDFYDEEELRSVYYKETEELVKKTSGAKRVVVFDHTLRSGDEATREAKQVGGPVRGAHNDYTDWSGPQRVRDILPDEAEELLKGRFAVVQTWRPINRPVIRDPLAICDARSTGMEGAIPTARIYPDRRGETLHYTFNPDHYWYYFPHMERHEAVVFKTFESEKDGRARWTLHSAFDDPDTPSDAPPRESIEMRTLAFF